A single region of the Halorussus gelatinilyticus genome encodes:
- a CDS encoding DUF7504 family protein: MEEAARSRDGTLGRDDPRGAFAPAGSQTLVRTPTDADPLAALPTRATDTLLVVSARDHPKRLEAKLERAGHDPANAGVVPVVPAARDYDGDLWTTDPVRPNDLTGIAMRFSDAIRHVEPGTGWVVLDALGVLLMYADSDRVCQFFQTMTNRVRAREVRGVYGANPDAISDETFERLRSMCDREHDLG; encoded by the coding sequence ATGGAGGAGGCGGCACGGTCCAGAGACGGAACGCTCGGACGCGACGACCCGAGGGGCGCGTTCGCCCCCGCCGGGTCTCAGACGCTCGTTCGGACGCCCACCGACGCCGACCCGCTCGCCGCCCTCCCGACACGCGCGACCGACACGCTGCTGGTGGTTTCGGCACGCGACCACCCGAAGCGACTCGAAGCGAAGCTCGAACGCGCCGGTCACGACCCCGCGAACGCGGGCGTCGTGCCGGTCGTCCCCGCGGCCCGCGACTACGACGGCGACCTCTGGACGACAGACCCCGTGCGTCCGAACGACTTGACTGGCATCGCCATGCGGTTCTCCGACGCAATTCGCCACGTCGAACCCGGAACGGGGTGGGTCGTCCTCGACGCACTCGGCGTCCTCCTGATGTACGCCGATTCGGACCGCGTCTGCCAGTTCTTCCAGACGATGACCAACCGCGTGCGGGCCCGGGAGGTCCGGGGCGTCTACGGCGCGAACCCCGACGCTATCTCCGACGAGACCTTCGAGCGGCTCCGGTCGATGTGCGACCGCGAACACGACCTCGGATAG
- a CDS encoding IS630 family transposase (programmed frameshift), which translates to MNHLDEISVEELQDALDNVDGKKPTQRLLAAIAYKNGVTQTELAEWYDVQRRTIYSWLKRLDTNEPLEQAVSDDKRTGRKRKLSESQQEEFEETVHDPPEEVGIDAPAWTPALVQEYLEETYGVEYSIPSCRRLLKEAGLSYQKPRRSAAESDEDEQEAFHDELKKKRREMDATVVCIDQTKKSVQVEPRAAWFPRGTRPSVELSGQRDWTCLLGAITEDGDRFFSRFTEYVTAEHAKHFILALCKEFEEDLIVVLDGAPYFQASAVTDLAARDDLAFVTLPSYSPELNPVEECWRQLQAALSNRFFDSLDELTTAIDTALDQLSVPNVSNYF; encoded by the exons GTGAATCATCTCGACGAGATCTCCGTCGAGGAATTGCAAGACGCTCTCGACAACGTGGACGGAAAGAAGCCGACACAACGGCTCCTAGCAGCCATCGCGTACAAGAACGGTGTAACGCAGACCGAGCTAGCCGAGTGGTACGACGTTCAGCGGCGGACCATCTACAGCTGGCTCAAGCGACTCGACACCAACGAGCCGCTTGAGCAAGCCGTTTCTGACGATAAACGAACTGGGAGAAAGCGAAAACTCTCAGAATCACAGCAAGAAGAATTCGAAGAAACCGTTCACGACCCACCTGAAGAGGTCGGGATCGACGCGCCGGCGTGGACGCCGGCGCTCGTCCAGGAGTATCTCGAAGAAACGTACGGCGTCGAGTATTCAATCCCGAGCTGTCGGCGGTTGCTGAAAGAAGCGGGATTGAGTTATCAAAAACCGCGCCGTTCAGCCGCCGAATCCGACGAAGACGAGCAAGAAGCGTTCCATGACGAGCTCA AAAAAAAGCGGCGGGAAATGGACGCCACCGTAGTCTGTATCGACCAGACCAAGAAATCCGTCCAAGTTGAGCCGCGTGCCGCGTGGTTTCCGCGCGGCACGCGACCCTCGGTCGAACTCTCTGGGCAACGCGACTGGACGTGTCTGCTGGGCGCAATCACCGAGGACGGTGATCGATTCTTCTCTCGATTCACCGAGTACGTCACGGCCGAACACGCGAAACATTTCATTTTAGCATTATGCAAAGAATTCGAAGAGGACTTGATCGTCGTGTTGGACGGAGCGCCATATTTTCAGGCGTCGGCCGTCACGGATCTGGCGGCCCGTGACGACCTCGCCTTTGTGACGTTACCATCGTATTCGCCGGAGCTGAACCCTGTCGAGGAATGCTGGAGACAGCTTCAAGCTGCTCTCAGTAACCGTTTCTTTGACTCGCTCGACGAGCTAACAACAGCGATTGACACCGCTCTCGACCAGCTCTCTGTCCCTAATGTGAGTAATTACTTCTAG
- a CDS encoding amino acid permease gives MGDDSSKDVATGEQSGEGGVETELSRDMSLFDITFIGVGAMIGAGVFALTGFAAGLAGPALTLAFLLNGFVAMFTAVSYAELGAAFPEAGGGYLWVKEALVDPNGFYAGWMSWFAHAVACSLYAVTFGVFLVELVVYSTGLPHEFHLLGFITPIMAEKGLSVLMVAAFAYINYRGAEETGKAGVIVTGIKIVILGAFIAFGAYATVTAPQWTDKFFNSPSFAPNGLFGIIGAMGFTYIAFEGYEIIVQSGEEVVDPGSNIPKAVFYSMAIVVPIYILVAFASIGGIDVTQRIIGLAEVSGQQNVYTWELLGELGELGIIRAAGQFMPYGVPLLLFAGLAATMSALNATVYSSSRVSFAMGRDRALPGVFNNIHPDKRTPHWAIFISAILIAAMAVILPIEAVAASADIMFILLFVQVNWTVVRMRETHPDLPRTYEVPFMPWPPLIGIVLQIILTPFLIYTLGLEALGIGESNHGLIALVTTAVWMGLGLLIYYGYSKQQEAEQLEEETPTLVTEHTPSEAEGQIVVPIANPENAAQLMRTAVDIARDKDAEILVMSVVTVPQQTPISEGREFVTDEREVLNEAMDVAEDAGVPVNGTIRIGHDVAEAILNTVEQYDCEMVLMGWKGQHKSQRRDIVLGSNVDTVAQKADADVLVERIGGAGDVESILVPTAGGPHADLAAEIARAIARTTGADVDVMHVVEPNADDQRREEAQNTVESTTAILEGVDGTNTSIVEGDDIATTVVEESDAYDLTVVGATREGLLKQFVFGAVPEQIGWEAKSTVIMAKRNIDITSTLSRWLGP, from the coding sequence ATGGGGGACGATTCTTCGAAAGACGTTGCGACGGGAGAGCAGTCAGGTGAAGGGGGTGTTGAGACGGAACTCTCGCGCGACATGAGCCTGTTCGACATCACCTTCATCGGCGTAGGGGCGATGATCGGAGCCGGGGTGTTCGCGCTCACCGGGTTCGCCGCTGGCCTCGCCGGGCCCGCGCTGACGCTTGCGTTCCTCCTCAACGGCTTCGTGGCGATGTTCACCGCGGTGTCGTACGCCGAACTCGGGGCGGCGTTCCCCGAAGCCGGCGGCGGCTACCTCTGGGTCAAGGAGGCGCTGGTCGACCCCAACGGCTTCTATGCGGGATGGATGAGTTGGTTCGCCCACGCGGTCGCGTGTTCGCTCTACGCAGTCACGTTTGGTGTGTTCCTCGTCGAACTCGTCGTCTATTCGACGGGACTTCCCCACGAGTTCCACTTGCTCGGGTTTATCACCCCGATCATGGCCGAGAAAGGCCTGTCGGTCCTCATGGTCGCCGCCTTCGCTTACATCAACTACCGAGGAGCAGAGGAGACCGGGAAGGCAGGCGTCATCGTGACCGGTATCAAGATCGTCATCCTCGGCGCGTTCATCGCGTTCGGCGCGTACGCGACCGTTACCGCGCCCCAGTGGACGGACAAGTTCTTCAACAGCCCGTCGTTCGCGCCGAACGGCCTGTTCGGTATCATCGGCGCGATGGGGTTCACGTACATCGCGTTCGAGGGGTACGAGATCATCGTTCAGTCCGGTGAGGAGGTCGTCGACCCCGGTTCGAACATCCCGAAGGCGGTGTTCTACTCGATGGCCATCGTCGTTCCCATCTACATCCTCGTCGCGTTCGCGTCCATCGGCGGCATCGACGTGACGCAACGTATTATCGGCCTCGCGGAAGTCAGCGGTCAGCAGAACGTCTACACGTGGGAGCTACTGGGCGAACTCGGCGAACTCGGTATCATCCGGGCCGCCGGACAGTTCATGCCTTACGGCGTCCCGCTGCTGCTGTTTGCAGGGCTGGCGGCGACGATGAGCGCGCTGAACGCGACGGTGTACTCGTCGAGTCGGGTCTCGTTCGCGATGGGCCGCGACCGCGCGCTTCCGGGTGTCTTCAACAACATCCACCCCGACAAGCGGACGCCCCACTGGGCGATTTTCATCTCGGCGATCCTGATCGCGGCGATGGCGGTCATCCTCCCGATCGAGGCGGTCGCGGCCTCCGCGGACATCATGTTCATCCTGCTGTTCGTGCAGGTCAACTGGACCGTCGTCCGGATGCGCGAGACCCACCCCGACCTGCCCCGGACGTACGAGGTGCCGTTCATGCCGTGGCCGCCGCTCATCGGCATCGTCCTCCAGATAATTCTAACGCCGTTCCTCATCTACACTCTCGGCCTTGAAGCTCTCGGCATCGGTGAGAGTAACCACGGCCTCATTGCGCTTGTGACGACCGCAGTTTGGATGGGATTGGGACTCCTAATTTACTATGGGTACTCCAAGCAACAGGAAGCCGAACAACTCGAAGAAGAAACTCCGACGCTCGTGACCGAACATACTCCATCCGAAGCGGAAGGCCAAATCGTCGTTCCCATCGCGAACCCCGAAAACGCCGCGCAACTGATGCGGACAGCGGTCGATATCGCTCGGGACAAAGACGCCGAAATTCTGGTAATGAGCGTCGTGACGGTTCCCCAGCAGACTCCGATTTCGGAGGGCCGGGAGTTCGTTACTGACGAACGAGAGGTCCTCAACGAGGCGATGGACGTCGCAGAGGATGCCGGTGTGCCGGTCAATGGTACGATCCGTATTGGTCACGATGTTGCAGAGGCGATTCTCAACACCGTCGAGCAGTACGACTGCGAGATGGTTCTGATGGGTTGGAAGGGCCAGCACAAGAGCCAGCGCCGTGACATCGTTCTCGGGAGTAACGTGGATACGGTCGCGCAGAAGGCAGATGCAGACGTCCTGGTCGAGCGAATCGGTGGAGCCGGAGACGTCGAGTCTATCTTAGTTCCCACAGCGGGCGGTCCACACGCCGATCTCGCCGCCGAGATTGCACGAGCAATCGCACGGACGACGGGGGCTGACGTTGACGTAATGCACGTCGTCGAACCAAATGCGGACGATCAGCGGCGTGAAGAAGCACAGAATACCGTTGAGTCTACTACGGCTATACTCGAAGGCGTAGATGGTACCAATACGAGTATCGTCGAGGGGGACGACATCGCCACCACAGTAGTCGAGGAATCGGACGCCTACGACCTGACAGTCGTCGGTGCCACTCGGGAAGGCTTACTCAAACAGTTCGTCTTCGGTGCCGTTCCAGAACAAATTGGGTGGGAGGCAAAGAGCACCGTGATAATGGCGAAACGCAACATCGACATCACCTCGACATTGTCTCGGTGGCTCGGACCGTAA
- the trpD gene encoding anthranilate phosphoribosyltransferase: MQDYIERVTDGENLTLDEAREAASRVFEGASEAQIGALLAALRAKGETETEIAGFAQGMRDAARTIDPDRSPLVDTCGTGGDDYDTINVSTTSAIVASGAGVPVAKHGNYSVSSSSGSADVLEVAGVEIDAEPPAVESAIEDDGIGFMLAPVFHPAMKAVIGPRQELGMRTVFNVLGPLTNPAGADAQVVGVYDPDLVPVLARSLAQMQVERALVVHGSGMDEIAIHDETTVAEVHGDDIEEYTLTPADLGLSRHDVSAVAGGTPEENAEDMRGIVEGGVTGAKRDIILANAGAAIYVAGEADSLEDGAQLAAKAIDDGGAADKFEDLRTTVTA, translated from the coding sequence ATGCAGGACTACATCGAACGCGTCACCGACGGCGAGAATCTCACGCTCGACGAAGCGCGCGAGGCGGCGAGTCGCGTCTTCGAGGGCGCGAGCGAGGCACAGATCGGCGCGCTCCTCGCGGCGCTCCGCGCGAAGGGCGAGACCGAGACCGAGATCGCCGGGTTCGCGCAGGGGATGCGCGACGCGGCGCGGACCATCGACCCCGACCGCTCGCCGCTGGTGGACACCTGCGGGACCGGCGGCGACGACTACGACACCATCAACGTCTCGACCACGAGCGCCATCGTCGCCAGCGGCGCGGGCGTCCCCGTCGCCAAGCACGGTAACTACTCGGTCTCCTCGTCGTCGGGGAGCGCCGACGTGCTGGAGGTCGCGGGCGTCGAAATCGACGCCGAACCCCCGGCGGTCGAGTCGGCCATCGAGGACGACGGCATCGGGTTCATGCTCGCGCCCGTCTTCCACCCCGCGATGAAGGCCGTCATCGGTCCGCGACAGGAACTGGGCATGCGGACGGTCTTCAACGTCCTCGGCCCGCTCACCAACCCCGCGGGAGCCGACGCGCAGGTCGTGGGCGTCTACGACCCCGACCTCGTGCCCGTCCTCGCGCGCTCGCTCGCCCAGATGCAGGTCGAGCGCGCGCTCGTCGTCCACGGCTCGGGCATGGACGAAATCGCGATCCACGACGAGACCACGGTCGCGGAGGTCCACGGCGACGACATCGAGGAGTACACGCTCACGCCCGCCGACCTCGGTCTCTCGCGCCACGACGTGAGCGCGGTCGCCGGCGGCACCCCCGAGGAGAACGCCGAGGACATGCGCGGTATCGTGGAGGGCGGCGTGACCGGCGCGAAGCGCGACATCATTCTCGCCAACGCCGGGGCCGCTATCTACGTCGCGGGCGAGGCGGACTCACTCGAAGACGGTGCGCAACTCGCCGCGAAGGCCATCGACGACGGCGGAGCGGCCGACAAGTTCGAGGACCTCAGGACCACCGTGACAGCATGA
- a CDS encoding phosphoribosylanthranilate isomerase encodes MTRVKICGLTAPEDLRVAVDAGADAVGLLVDVPVDSPREIDVQRAVEIADAVPPFVTSVLVTMPDSPERTVELVRTVEPDAVQVHGDASVDDLAYLTSSVEAKVIKVVDADDPETARRYDDVADALLVDSVDDEGAGGTGETHDWDRTAEVVSTFDSPVVLAGGLTPTNVADAVQTVEPFAVDVASGVDRDERADDESTASETPAPTGRKDPDAVADFVANAKRTQSTPTP; translated from the coding sequence ATGACGCGCGTGAAAATCTGCGGGCTCACCGCTCCCGAGGACCTCCGGGTCGCCGTCGATGCGGGTGCCGACGCGGTCGGCCTGCTGGTGGACGTCCCCGTCGATTCTCCCCGAGAAATCGACGTCCAGCGCGCGGTCGAAATCGCCGACGCGGTGCCGCCGTTCGTCACCAGCGTCCTCGTCACCATGCCCGACTCCCCCGAGCGCACGGTCGAACTCGTCCGAACCGTCGAACCCGACGCCGTGCAGGTCCACGGTGACGCGAGCGTCGACGACCTCGCGTACCTGACTTCGAGCGTCGAGGCGAAGGTCATCAAGGTCGTGGACGCCGACGACCCCGAGACGGCCCGGCGCTACGACGACGTGGCCGACGCGCTCCTCGTGGACTCGGTGGACGACGAGGGCGCGGGCGGAACCGGCGAGACCCACGACTGGGACCGGACCGCCGAGGTCGTCTCGACGTTCGACTCGCCGGTCGTCCTCGCCGGCGGACTCACCCCGACCAACGTCGCCGACGCCGTGCAGACGGTCGAACCGTTCGCCGTGGACGTGGCGAGCGGCGTGGACCGCGACGAGCGAGCGGACGACGAGTCCACCGCCAGCGAGACGCCCGCACCAACCGGTCGGAAAGACCCGGATGCGGTCGCCGACTTCGTGGCGAACGCGAAACGAACCCAGTCCACGCCGACGCCATGA
- the trpE gene encoding anthranilate synthase component I — MTPSSDTPTGGDDAGTLEREQFVDLAGRDEPTVVRLAVELDVDATPLSAYAALTGRSTDVDPSEYAFLLESAEKTASSDPDGAFSPDTSGDRHARYSYVGYDPDAVVTVEPDDVAVESLGGRAAKYVSADREGDTLDTLRDAMPDAEQRGFPDGDRQHFEGGLVGFLAYDAVYDLWLDEVGVERPDSRFPDAQFVLNTKTVAFDHLAGTVSLVFTPLVGPDDDAGEIYDDLRREADRVTDLLAAADAPKTGDFVRESATAGPRDEYEEAVRTAKEHVLDGDIYQGVISRTRELRGEVDPLGFYAALRDVNPSPYMYLLGYDDLTVVGASPETLVSVRGREVMANPIAGTCSRGSSPVEDRRLAGEMLADGKERAEHTMLVDLARNDVRRVSDPGSVQVEEFMNVLKYSHVQHIESTVTGRLAADADPFDATRASFPAGTLSGAPKIRAMEIIDDLELTPRGLYGGGVGYYSWSGDADFAIVIRTATVESDPDATPRDRITVQAGAGVVADSEPAAEYDETEKKMDGVLTALERIEESPSETPSTDTDAPEVGR, encoded by the coding sequence ATGACGCCGAGTTCCGACACGCCGACTGGCGGGGACGACGCCGGGACGCTGGAGCGCGAGCAGTTCGTGGACCTCGCGGGCCGCGACGAACCGACCGTCGTCCGCCTCGCGGTCGAACTTGACGTGGACGCGACGCCGCTGTCAGCCTACGCGGCGCTCACCGGGCGTTCGACCGATGTGGACCCCTCCGAGTACGCCTTCCTGCTCGAAAGCGCCGAGAAGACCGCGTCGAGCGACCCGGACGGCGCGTTTTCGCCGGACACCTCCGGCGACCGCCACGCTCGCTACTCGTACGTCGGCTACGACCCCGACGCAGTCGTGACGGTCGAACCCGACGACGTCGCGGTCGAGTCGCTCGGCGGCCGGGCAGCGAAGTACGTCTCCGCCGACCGCGAGGGAGACACGCTCGACACGCTCCGCGACGCCATGCCCGACGCCGAACAGCGCGGGTTCCCCGACGGGGACCGCCAGCACTTCGAGGGTGGACTCGTCGGCTTTCTGGCCTACGATGCGGTGTACGACCTCTGGCTGGACGAGGTGGGCGTCGAGCGTCCCGACTCCCGGTTCCCCGACGCGCAGTTCGTCCTGAACACCAAGACGGTCGCGTTCGACCACCTCGCCGGAACCGTCTCGCTGGTCTTCACGCCGCTCGTGGGGCCGGACGACGACGCCGGCGAAATATACGACGACCTCCGACGGGAGGCCGACCGCGTGACCGACCTCCTCGCCGCCGCCGACGCACCCAAGACCGGCGACTTCGTCCGCGAGTCGGCGACGGCCGGACCGCGCGACGAGTACGAGGAGGCGGTCCGCACCGCGAAGGAACACGTCCTCGACGGCGACATCTATCAGGGAGTCATCTCCCGGACGCGTGAACTCCGTGGCGAGGTGGACCCGCTCGGGTTCTACGCGGCGCTCCGCGACGTGAACCCGTCGCCGTACATGTACCTCCTCGGCTACGACGACCTGACCGTGGTCGGTGCGAGTCCCGAGACGCTGGTCTCGGTCCGCGGTCGCGAGGTGATGGCCAACCCCATCGCGGGCACCTGCTCGCGCGGGTCGAGTCCGGTCGAGGACCGCCGCCTCGCGGGCGAGATGCTCGCCGACGGCAAGGAGCGGGCCGAACACACCATGCTGGTGGACCTCGCGCGCAACGACGTACGCCGGGTCAGCGACCCCGGCAGCGTGCAGGTCGAAGAGTTCATGAACGTCCTCAAGTACAGCCACGTCCAGCACATCGAGAGCACCGTGACGGGGCGACTCGCCGCGGACGCCGACCCCTTCGATGCGACGCGCGCGTCGTTCCCCGCCGGAACGCTCTCGGGCGCGCCCAAGATTCGCGCGATGGAGATCATCGACGACCTCGAACTGACTCCTCGGGGTCTCTACGGCGGCGGCGTCGGCTACTACTCGTGGTCGGGCGACGCCGACTTCGCCATCGTTATTCGGACTGCGACGGTCGAGTCCGACCCGGACGCCACTCCGCGCGACCGAATTACCGTCCAAGCGGGCGCGGGCGTCGTCGCCGACAGCGAACCCGCCGCCGAGTACGACGAGACCGAGAAGAAAATGGACGGGGTGCTGACCGCCCTTGAACGCATCGAGGAGTCACCGTCGGAGACGCCGAGTACCGATACGGACGCGCCCGAGGTGGGACGATGA
- the trpG gene encoding anthranilate synthase component II codes for MTASADGDGTRPEATDLQVLFVDNFDSFTYNLVEYTSEHADTEVVRNTATMSEVREADPDAIVVSPGPGHPENDRDVGVTLDVFREVSPEVPTLGVCLGLEAAVYAYGGSVGRAPEPIHGKAFPVSHDGRGVYAGLEQGFRAGRYHSLVATEVPDCFEVTATTDHDGEQLVMGVRHRDHPIECVQFHPESVLTAVGHDVIRNFLDDIA; via the coding sequence ATGACCGCGAGCGCGGACGGCGACGGGACTCGGCCGGAGGCCACCGACCTGCAGGTCCTCTTCGTGGACAACTTCGACTCGTTCACGTACAACCTCGTGGAGTACACGAGCGAACACGCCGACACCGAAGTCGTCCGGAACACGGCGACGATGTCGGAGGTGCGCGAGGCCGACCCCGACGCCATCGTCGTCTCGCCGGGACCGGGCCACCCGGAGAACGACCGCGACGTGGGCGTCACGCTCGACGTGTTCCGCGAGGTCAGTCCCGAGGTGCCCACGCTCGGGGTCTGTCTCGGTCTTGAAGCCGCGGTCTACGCCTACGGCGGGTCGGTCGGTCGCGCGCCCGAACCGATTCACGGCAAGGCGTTTCCGGTCTCTCACGACGGGCGCGGCGTGTACGCGGGACTGGAGCAGGGGTTCCGCGCTGGCCGCTACCACTCACTTGTGGCGACCGAAGTTCCCGACTGCTTCGAGGTCACTGCGACGACCGACCACGACGGGGAACAACTGGTGATGGGCGTGCGCCACCGGGACCATCCTATCGAATGCGTCCAGTTCCACCCCGAGAGCGTGCTGACGGCCGTCGGCCACGACGTGATTCGGAACTTCCTCGACGACATCGCGTAG